The following coding sequences lie in one Musa acuminata AAA Group cultivar baxijiao chromosome BXJ1-8, Cavendish_Baxijiao_AAA, whole genome shotgun sequence genomic window:
- the LOC135587477 gene encoding ATG8-interacting protein 1-like isoform X1 translates to MTDNVEGVEGTSSRGADWEVVSLTASAYAAAPGPNEFSPTDKSEEQEDITKLESSSALLMSGHFVFPPSEHENLPVEPDSSKNYSETEGHTPGVVSVDNGFDSLGKERQQSESNDDLHSFQFYDKGSQISTCDMVFEEGTGFQKLNLAGLEQGMLDDSESAAVHSETHKSDTEFEAEGSLDVIMDSPREHTKLCEDEVDRPNLPCQVWWKRHATSLYCHAKESNTFWSVVVAAAVMGVVIMGRRWQRDKWQLHQIKWRFSIRGEKMISMFGPTGRFKNVLVGGHQHSPLVGGVGASASF, encoded by the exons ATGACGGACAATGTAGAAGGAGTAGAGGGAACTTCTTCTCGTGGAGCTGACTGGGAGGTCGTGTCTCTCACAGCATCTGCCTATGCTGCTGCACCTGGACCAAATGAGTTTAGCCCTACTGATAAAAGTGAAGAACAGGAGGACATAACTAAACTTGAGTCTTCTTCTGCATTATTAATGTCTGGTCATTTTGTTTTTCCACCCAGTGAGCATGAGAATCTCCCAGTAGAACCAGACTCGAGCAAAAATTATAGTGAAACGGAGGGGCATACTCCTGGAGTGGTTAGTGTTGATAATGGATTTGATAGTCTGGGTAAAGAAAGGCAGCAGAGTGAATCCAATGATGACCTGCACAGTTTTCAGTTTTATGATAAAGGGAGTCAAATATCTACATGTGACATGGTATTCGAAGAGGGCACTGGATTTCAAAAGCTAAACTTGGCTGGATTGGAGCAGGGTATGCTGGATGATTCTGAGTCTGCTGCTGTTCACTCTGAAACACATAAAAGTGACACCGAATTTGAGGCAGAAGGATCTTTGGATGTGATTATGGATTCTCCTCGGGAGCATACAAAACTATGTGAAGATGAAGTTGATCGACCTAACCTTCCTTGCCAAGTATGGTGGAAGAGGCATGCAACATCTTTGTATTGCCATGCAAAGGAATCCAATACATTTTGGTctgttgttgttgctgcagcTGTCATGGGGGTTGTAATCATGGGGCGGCGATGGCAGCGTGACAAATGGCAGCTTCATCAAATCAAATGGAGGTTTAGCATCCGTGGTGAG AAGATGATCAGCATGTTTGGGCCTACTGGCCGATTTAAAAATGTTCTGGTTGGTGGCCACCAGCATAGTCCATTGGTGGGTGGAGTTGGTGCTTCGGCCAGCTTTTAG
- the LOC135587477 gene encoding ATG8-interacting protein 1-like isoform X2 produces the protein MTDNVEGVEGTSSRGADWEVVSLTASAYAAAPGPNEFSPTDKSEEQEDITKLESSSALLMSGHFVFPPSEHENLPVEPDSSKNYSETEGHTPGVVSVDNGFDSLGKERQQSESNDDLHSFQFYDKGSQISTCDMVFEEGTGFQKLNLAGLEQGMLDDSESAAVHSETHKSDTEFEAEGSLDVIMDSPREHTKLCEDEVDRPNLPCQVWWKRHATSLYCHAKESNTFWSVVVAAAVMGVVIMGRRWQRDKWQLHQIKWRFSIRGEMISMFGPTGRFKNVLVGGHQHSPLVGGVGASASF, from the exons ATGACGGACAATGTAGAAGGAGTAGAGGGAACTTCTTCTCGTGGAGCTGACTGGGAGGTCGTGTCTCTCACAGCATCTGCCTATGCTGCTGCACCTGGACCAAATGAGTTTAGCCCTACTGATAAAAGTGAAGAACAGGAGGACATAACTAAACTTGAGTCTTCTTCTGCATTATTAATGTCTGGTCATTTTGTTTTTCCACCCAGTGAGCATGAGAATCTCCCAGTAGAACCAGACTCGAGCAAAAATTATAGTGAAACGGAGGGGCATACTCCTGGAGTGGTTAGTGTTGATAATGGATTTGATAGTCTGGGTAAAGAAAGGCAGCAGAGTGAATCCAATGATGACCTGCACAGTTTTCAGTTTTATGATAAAGGGAGTCAAATATCTACATGTGACATGGTATTCGAAGAGGGCACTGGATTTCAAAAGCTAAACTTGGCTGGATTGGAGCAGGGTATGCTGGATGATTCTGAGTCTGCTGCTGTTCACTCTGAAACACATAAAAGTGACACCGAATTTGAGGCAGAAGGATCTTTGGATGTGATTATGGATTCTCCTCGGGAGCATACAAAACTATGTGAAGATGAAGTTGATCGACCTAACCTTCCTTGCCAAGTATGGTGGAAGAGGCATGCAACATCTTTGTATTGCCATGCAAAGGAATCCAATACATTTTGGTctgttgttgttgctgcagcTGTCATGGGGGTTGTAATCATGGGGCGGCGATGGCAGCGTGACAAATGGCAGCTTCATCAAATCAAATGGAGGTTTAGCATCCGTGGTGAG ATGATCAGCATGTTTGGGCCTACTGGCCGATTTAAAAATGTTCTGGTTGGTGGCCACCAGCATAGTCCATTGGTGGGTGGAGTTGGTGCTTCGGCCAGCTTTTAG
- the LOC135588992 gene encoding UPF0496 protein 3-like, giving the protein MHIRLNLFRDCKHQVQIGKREAVAPISSSSFNLCEEYTNAFRTESYHEFWAQVLDLTLDHGAALKPRGGSAAALLPSYRLLAEHLLDPDQPTVTKILTHLAKRCHPETHVLLSDYYSETAGASLLCGLLLKDIDRIRRRYRPLIATLRSLVSDNRSRNGLQAVGDFLADVSKTTNSFDSVASSRRKFRAVQEGSADLLKRLESGCKKMRAKLRFINHLKRTLAISAIVLAASTVIIGACVPMHALVTLMTLPPFLSSSSRLASARRLDRVIAQLDAAAKGTYILNRDLDTISRLVARLHDEAEHTLTLLRLCERHGGHRRRLTQEVARQITKNLASFQQQLDELEEHLYLCFMTINRTRRLVLEELLVAGSGRV; this is encoded by the exons ATGCACATAAGGTTAAATCTCTTTCGAGACTGCAAACACCAAGTTCAAATAG GAAAACGTGAAGCGGTGGCACCGATCTCGTCTTCAAGCTTCAACCTGTGCGAGGAGTACACCAACGCCTTCCGCACCGAGTCATACCATGAATTCTGGGCTCAGGTTCTGGATCTCACCTTAGACCATGGTGCCGCCCTCAAGCCCAGAGGAGGTAGCGCTGCTGCCCTTCTCCCTTCTTATCGCCTCCTGGCGGAGCATCTCCTCGACCCGGACCAGCCCACCGTCACCAAAATCCTTACCCACCTCGCAAAACGTTGCCACCCTGAGACCCATGTCCTCCTCTCCGACTATTACTCCGAGACCGCCGGCGCCTCGCTCCTCTGCGGCCTTCTCCTGAAGGACATCGATCGGATTCGACGTCGGTACCGCCCGCTCATAGCCACCCTTCGTTCCCTCGTCTCCGACAACCGGTCACGTAACGGCCTCCAGGCTGTAGGCGACTTCCTCGCAGATGTCTCCAAGACCACCAACTCCTTCGATTCAGTAGCTTCATCTCGACGCAAATTCCGGGCAGTTCAAGAGGGCTCTGCAGACCTACTCAAAAGGCTCGAGTCAGGCTGCAAGAAGATGAGGGCAAAGCTTCGGTTCATCAACCACCTCAAGCGAACCTTGGCCATATCGGCGATCGTCCTCGCGGCTTCGACGGTCATCATCGGTGCTTGTGTACCGATGCACGCTTTGGTAACCTTGATGACACTACCGCCGTTCCTGTCGTCGTCGTCTCGGTTGGCCTCGGCGAGGAGGCTGGATAGGGTGATCGCTCAGCTAGATGCAGCGGCCAAAGGGACGTACATCTTGAACCGGGACCTGGACACCATTAGCCGGCTCGTGGCACGGTTGCACGACGAGGCCGAGCACACGCTCACCCTGTTAAGGCTCTGCGAGCGGCACGGCGGCCACCGGCGGCGGTTGACGCAGGAGGTCGCGCGGCAGATAACCAAGAACCTCGCAAGCTTCCAACAACAGCTGGATGAACTGGAGGAGCACCTGTACCTCTGCTTCATGACCATCAACAGGACTAGAAGATTAGTCTTGGAAGAGCTTCTGGTGGCTGGCAGTGGCAGAGTCTAA
- the LOC135587479 gene encoding uncharacterized protein LOC135587479 has protein sequence MQTMEAGLCSARTPSSQEESGDEELSVLPRHTKVIVTGNNRTKSVLVGLQGVVKKAVGLGGWHWLVLKNGVEVKLQRNALSVLEAPTGNEDDDDDIDCDNSFCSSSDMGDKDVDYSSLEFHKPTKPRVRHTRPWTSSAKSNGRGNHRDTHTNGHKPQMRLNLAKLGTPALWRYWRHFNLVNINPNPTKEQLIHGVQNHLLSQQLDEMQVIVGFIHTAKRLKTLYS, from the exons ATGCAAACCATGGAAGCCGGGTTGTGTTCGGCCCGTACCCCATCTTCGCAGGAGGAAAGCGGTGATGAAGAGCTTTCGGTGCTTCCCCGGCACACTAAAGTCATTGTGACCGGCAACAACAGAACAAAGTCTGTTCTAGTTGGGCTTCAAGGTGTTGTGAAGAAAGCAGTCGGCCTCGGCGGCTGGCATTGGCTG GTACTAAAGAATGGGGTGGAAGTGAAGCTACAAAGAAATGCGCTGAGTGTGCTGGAAGCTCCTACTGGAAACGAGGACGATGATGATGACATCGACTGTGACAACTCATTCTGCAGTAGTTCAGATATGGGGGACAAAGATGTGGATTACT CTAGCTTGGAGTTTCATAAGCCGACAAAGCCAAGGGTACGACATACCAGGCCATGGACATCTTCAGCAAAGTCAAATGGGCGCGGCAACCATCGAGACACTCACACCAATGGTCATAAGCCTCAAATG AGATTAAATTTGGCCAAACTTGGGACACCAGCCTTGTGGAGATACTGGAGGCACTTCAATCTT GTGAACATCAACCCCAACCCCACAAAAGAACAACTGATTCATGGTGTGCAAAATCATTTGCTGTCGCAG CAACTGGACGAGATGCAGGTTATCGTAGGATTCATCCACACCGCCAAGAGATTGAAAACCCTCTACTCGTAG